The Thermococcus sp. genomic interval CCTGATTTTCCAGTAGTCCTCCTGTGGGACGCTTACCTTGAGGGTCGCCCTTCCGTAGCCCTCTCTCCTGAGGAAGTCGTTTATCCGCACCGGGTGGAAGGGCAGGACGGCAACTACCGAGTAGGTTCTCTTCAGGTAGGGACTTTTAACCGGCTCGTCTCCGGTAGCTAAAACGCGTCTCTTCTCCCTTAGGAGCATCTTGGCTTTAACGGGAAGTTCGTGGAAGAGTTCGTTGAGCAAATCCGCGTAGTCTATTGCCTGCGGTATCTCGTAGAGGTATTCGCCGGGCTCTTCAGTCCATTCAACGATGTCCTCAAGGTCAGGGTTGCTCTCCAGCCTGACCCCCACCGGAAGGATTACAGCGCTTCTCTCGGCCCTCGCGAGGGTCTCGGTGTAGAAGGTTAGCCTGTTTAGGTGCCCGTGCAGGTCAATGTACTCGAACTCCCCTTTCCAGGGAACCCTCTCGCGCCTCATCTGTGGTGGAAGGTCGAAGATAAATGCGTCGGTCTTTGAGCTGTAAGCCCTGTAAACCTCAAGCGGGCTCGGAAGGAGGTCTTCAAGCCTTCTCTCCGGCATCTCAGGAGGTCTAGCAGGGTCGGAGAATATTACCTCTGCGTCGATTCTCCTCACGGTCTCCTCCCTGAGGGAATCGGCGTTGATGAACTCGATGTTCGAAACCCCGTACTTCTCGGCGTTTCTCCTCGCGAACTCTATCTTAAGCGGGTCTATGTCAATGCCATAGGCCCTCTCAACCCTCATCGCGTAGAAGATGAGCTGTATTCCTATTCCGCAGGAAACGTCGGCGATACTCTTCACTCCAAACTTCCTGAGGCGTCCGGCGCGGTATTTAGCCACAACCTCGTGTGTTGCGTAGCGCAGGCCCTCAAGGTCCATCCACAGGTCGTCGCGCGAGAACTTATCCCTAGCCTTAATCCTTGCCCTCGCTATCTCAACTATGGCCTCCCAGTTCTTACCGAGTCTCGCGCGGAGTTTCTTCTCATCGAAACCGCGCCTGATGAGCTCCATCCCTTCCCTGATTTTCTCCTCGGTGATTCCCTCCAGCATGTTCTCGCCTAAGGAGAGAGACTTAAAAACGTTGTCCGCTTAGTTTGAGCGGTGTTGAAAATGGACTGGAAAAGGGTCGCTTTTGCTTTAATCGTCGCTCTTACAATGATTGGAACCGTGTGGTTCGCCTATCACTTCGCTTCTCAGGAGAGCCTGAACGACTACATAGGCGATGAAGTCTGGTACGTTCCGGCAAGCAGAAACGTCCTCCACCTCCTCGGTGTTAACGTAACTTATGAACACAACGGGAGCTACGGCGTTAACGTAATCTTTACCAACGAGAGCGACAAGCTCAAGTATCTCAGCACCGCAGATGCCATAGCGGCCTTCAACGGCGTGAGGCTCAGAATAGAGTACTACAACTTCCCCGGGGTCTACTACGAAATTCCAAAGGGTAAATACCGGAGTTTTCTCAACGAGCTCGCCCTCCAGGTACCCGGAGGTGCCTATTACGTCGTCCCGGGATTTAGATATCCGGACAAAGAGGGCATTCAGGACTACCTCAACACGGAGCATCCCTTTCTCGGGAAGGATATCATAATGACGAGCATGGTTCTTTTGGGAGACAAGCCTATTTACTGGCGCCTTCCAGGTATAATTGAGTTCGCTTTAATTGAGCTCTTCGTCGTTCTTGCGACGTACAGGATAAGCAGGAGCTACCTAGCATCGCTCATAGCACTGGCCTTCGTGGTCGCTGACCCGACGCTTCAGGCAACGTCGATAGCGGCGATGCTCGACATTCACGTGGCGTTTTTCGTCGCCCTGTTCGTTCTGACCCTGGTCTACGAGAGGGAACTGGGTTCGGCTGTGGCGATAGGTTTTGCCGGAGCGACAAAGCTGAGCGGTGCCTTCGGCTGGCCGGTGCTACTCTACAGAGCCCTAAAAAGGGAGAACTCGTTCATCAAGTTCTTCTCCATAGTGGTTATAATCCCGGGGATTGCATTCCTCATCCCGGAGATTACGATTATTAAGGCGATAGGCTTCATTCCATGGCTGGAACAGTTCCTCGGGAGTTTCAAATGGCATCTGAGCTACAAGGGGCCGAACCCCAACACCTCGCCCTTCTGGCAGTGGTTCGTCAACTACAGGGCCTTTCCGTTCCACTTCAACCCCAACGTCTTCGCAAGCACAGACCCCGTTCTGCTCCTCGGAATGGTTGTCTTAATCCTCGCAATGCCCTGGCTCCACAGGAGAAAGCCCGGAATACTTGCACCGTTCATGGTCTTCTGGAGCACAATCGGCTTTTTTGCCCTCCAGTACGTTCTCGGAGGAAAAACGCAGTTCAGCTTCTATGCGACGGTTTTGGTTCCACCGGCGGCTGTGGTTATGGGCGTGGCACTCAACGAGCTCCTCAAGTGGGAGGCCTTCAGAGAGTCCTTAAGGCTTTACTGGT includes:
- a CDS encoding methyltransferase domain-containing protein encodes the protein MLEGITEEKIREGMELIRRGFDEKKLRARLGKNWEAIVEIARARIKARDKFSRDDLWMDLEGLRYATHEVVAKYRAGRLRKFGVKSIADVSCGIGIQLIFYAMRVERAYGIDIDPLKIEFARRNAEKYGVSNIEFINADSLREETVRRIDAEVIFSDPARPPEMPERRLEDLLPSPLEVYRAYSSKTDAFIFDLPPQMRRERVPWKGEFEYIDLHGHLNRLTFYTETLARAERSAVILPVGVRLESNPDLEDIVEWTEEPGEYLYEIPQAIDYADLLNELFHELPVKAKMLLREKRRVLATGDEPVKSPYLKRTYSVVAVLPFHPVRINDFLRREGYGRATLKVSVPQEDYWKIRRRIETNLKGEKRAFVFKVGEKAIIAEGL
- a CDS encoding dolichyl-phosphate-mannose--protein mannosyltransferase, with the protein product MDWKRVAFALIVALTMIGTVWFAYHFASQESLNDYIGDEVWYVPASRNVLHLLGVNVTYEHNGSYGVNVIFTNESDKLKYLSTADAIAAFNGVRLRIEYYNFPGVYYEIPKGKYRSFLNELALQVPGGAYYVVPGFRYPDKEGIQDYLNTEHPFLGKDIIMTSMVLLGDKPIYWRLPGIIEFALIELFVVLATYRISRSYLASLIALAFVVADPTLQATSIAAMLDIHVAFFVALFVLTLVYERELGSAVAIGFAGATKLSGAFGWPVLLYRALKRENSFIKFFSIVVIIPGIAFLIPEITIIKAIGFIPWLEQFLGSFKWHLSYKGPNPNTSPFWQWFVNYRAFPFHFNPNVFASTDPVLLLGMVVLILAMPWLHRRKPGILAPFMVFWSTIGFFALQYVLGGKTQFSFYATVLVPPAAVVMGVALNELLKWEAFRESLRLYWSWIIELKETVKARIGR